In Acinetobacter pittii, one genomic interval encodes:
- a CDS encoding cell envelope integrity protein TolA: MRRSWDVPTGSSGKTVGVRFTLSDSGSVNSIVITRSSGDDALDASIKAAIQAAAPYPMPSDPDARREARSVSSTFRAQ, translated from the coding sequence ATTCGACGCTCTTGGGATGTTCCAACTGGTAGTAGCGGTAAAACAGTTGGTGTTCGTTTTACCCTTTCCGACTCGGGAAGCGTTAACTCTATTGTGATCACGCGTTCAAGTGGTGATGATGCCTTAGACGCAAGTATTAAAGCTGCAATTCAAGCCGCAGCGCCATATCCTATGCCATCAGATCCAGATGCAAGACGTGAAGCAAGAAGTGTTAGCTCTACATTTAGAGCGCAATAA
- a CDS encoding TrmH family RNA methyltransferase, with product MAVIFLESKDNAKIKHLRGLIELSNARKKHQQTVLEGTHLCLAWLQQQKKIFSLFTTEQALEHEDLKKIIELHQGHIFVISEVLYRDLSTLGTSLPCLAIIDLPKTASTIDYKVDTLILENIQDPGNVGTLLRSAAAANIKQIICTQGSASLWSPRVLRAGMGAHFSLHCFENFQLTDILPKFQIPVFVTSSHRSTSLYSKDLSKPCVWILGNEGQGASDYALDHAQSVTIPQPGGQESLNVAIAGSICFFEMVRQRQ from the coding sequence ATGGCGGTTATTTTTTTAGAATCAAAAGACAATGCAAAAATTAAACATTTGCGTGGATTAATCGAACTCAGTAACGCCCGAAAAAAGCACCAACAAACTGTTCTTGAAGGCACTCATCTTTGTTTAGCTTGGTTACAACAGCAAAAAAAGATTTTTTCTTTATTTACGACAGAACAGGCCTTAGAACACGAAGATTTAAAAAAAATAATTGAACTGCATCAAGGTCATATCTTTGTTATTAGCGAAGTTTTATATAGAGATTTAAGTACATTAGGTACGAGCTTACCTTGTTTAGCTATTATTGACCTACCTAAAACTGCATCAACCATCGATTATAAGGTAGATACCTTAATTCTTGAAAATATTCAGGATCCAGGTAACGTAGGTACTTTACTACGTTCAGCAGCAGCAGCAAATATTAAACAAATCATTTGCACACAAGGCTCTGCATCACTTTGGTCACCACGAGTTTTAAGAGCGGGTATGGGTGCTCATTTTAGCTTACATTGTTTTGAAAACTTTCAGTTGACAGATATTCTTCCAAAATTCCAAATTCCAGTTTTTGTTACAAGCTCTCATCGCTCAACGAGTCTTTATTCAAAAGATCTTTCAAAACCGTGTGTCTGGATTTTAGGAAATGAAGGTCAAGGCGCTAGTGATTACGCATTAGATCACGCACAATCAGTAACTATTCCCCAACCAGGTGGACAAGAGTCATTAAACGTGGCAATTGCAGGATCTATTTGCTTTTTTGAGATGGTCCGCCAACGCCAATAA
- the pal gene encoding peptidoglycan-associated lipoprotein Pal, translated as MKSIKYLALPFLSVALVMTGCASRKPAATTTTGTNPSTVNTSGLSEDAALNAQNLAGASSKGVTEANKAALAKRVVHFDYDSSDLSTEDYQTLQAHAQFLIANANSKVALTGHTDERGTREYNMALGERRAKAVQSYLITNGVNPQQLEAVSYGKEAPVNAGHDESAWKENRRVEINYEAVPPLLK; from the coding sequence ATGAAATCAATCAAATATTTAGCTCTACCCTTTCTTAGCGTAGCACTCGTGATGACAGGCTGTGCTAGCCGTAAACCGGCAGCGACGACCACGACTGGCACAAACCCAAGTACAGTAAACACTTCTGGTTTAAGTGAAGATGCTGCATTAAATGCTCAAAATTTGGCAGGTGCTTCATCTAAAGGCGTAACTGAAGCAAATAAAGCAGCTTTAGCTAAACGTGTTGTTCACTTTGATTATGACAGCAGCGATTTATCTACTGAAGACTACCAAACGCTTCAAGCTCATGCTCAGTTCCTTATAGCAAATGCAAATTCAAAAGTTGCATTAACTGGTCATACAGATGAACGTGGTACACGTGAATATAATATGGCTTTAGGCGAACGCCGTGCTAAAGCTGTACAAAGCTACTTAATTACCAATGGTGTAAACCCACAGCAACTTGAAGCTGTAAGTTATGGTAAAGAAGCGCCTGTTAATGCAGGACATGATGAATCAGCGTGGAAAGAAAACCGCCGTGTTGAAATTAATTACGAAGCAGTACCTCCTTTATTAAAATAA
- a CDS encoding NF038105 family protein → MTTKKFDATPTAGEPINLDEISKENVQEAWKDYEAKPEYKDFNKHDLIESMQHTEEEKKSS, encoded by the coding sequence ATGACAACAAAGAAGTTTGATGCGACCCCCACGGCAGGTGAACCAATCAATCTAGATGAAATTTCGAAAGAAAATGTTCAGGAAGCTTGGAAAGACTATGAGGCAAAACCTGAATATAAAGATTTTAATAAGCATGATTTGATTGAGTCCATGCAACATACTGAAGAAGAAAAGAAATCTTCTTAA
- a CDS encoding M20 family metallopeptidase encodes MYKKTALFLPLVLMSQLSLADWVKDAAQQNENQVIQLRQHIHEHPELGNMEFKTSALVQKELKSYGIQIKTGYAKTGVIGILKGNKPGPIIALRADMDALPMEEKSGVPFASKQKAIYQGKETYVMHACGHDAHTAMLLGAAKILAANKDKISGTVVFVFQPAEEGGADIDNFTQGDQIGSRKMIADGAFKDYKPEAIFGIHVIAGMKSGHLYYKDGAILNSADHLRIQINGKQVHGSTPWLGRDPIYASAQMINNLQSLISRRTDLTKGMGVVSIGNIQGGTAGNVIPEQVNMIGTIRSNNEQIRANILKSLPTMIEHNAQANDVTAKVEIASYAPVTMNDKALTQFIQPTLAKAVEASKLHVLDHNESASEDFAYYGKLMPSFFVFLGATPENQDLSQAAPNHSPYFIVDNKALKTGTELHVRFVLDYPNISKQVQTAWKPS; translated from the coding sequence ATGTATAAAAAAACCGCTTTATTTTTGCCACTCGTTCTAATGAGCCAGCTAAGCCTAGCAGATTGGGTAAAAGATGCTGCACAACAAAATGAAAATCAGGTCATTCAATTAAGACAACATATTCATGAACACCCTGAACTAGGCAATATGGAATTTAAAACATCTGCACTGGTTCAAAAAGAATTGAAGTCTTATGGCATTCAAATCAAAACAGGTTATGCAAAAACAGGCGTAATAGGTATTTTAAAAGGCAATAAACCCGGACCTATCATTGCGCTTAGAGCCGATATGGATGCACTACCTATGGAAGAAAAAAGTGGTGTTCCCTTTGCGAGTAAACAAAAAGCAATTTATCAAGGTAAAGAAACTTATGTGATGCATGCTTGTGGACATGATGCACACACTGCGATGCTATTAGGGGCAGCAAAAATTCTCGCAGCCAATAAGGATAAAATATCGGGCACAGTCGTCTTTGTTTTTCAACCTGCTGAAGAAGGTGGAGCAGATATAGATAACTTCACACAGGGTGATCAAATCGGCTCACGGAAAATGATCGCGGATGGTGCCTTTAAAGACTATAAACCCGAAGCTATTTTTGGAATACATGTCATAGCTGGCATGAAAAGTGGACATCTTTATTACAAGGATGGAGCTATTTTAAATAGTGCAGACCACTTGCGTATTCAGATAAACGGCAAGCAGGTGCATGGCTCGACGCCGTGGCTAGGCAGAGATCCAATTTATGCATCGGCACAAATGATTAATAATTTACAGAGTCTTATTAGCCGAAGAACCGATCTAACCAAAGGTATGGGCGTAGTTAGTATCGGCAATATTCAAGGCGGCACGGCAGGTAATGTGATTCCTGAACAGGTCAATATGATCGGGACTATTCGTTCTAATAACGAACAAATACGGGCGAATATTTTAAAAAGTTTACCGACCATGATAGAGCATAATGCTCAAGCCAATGACGTGACTGCTAAAGTTGAAATTGCGTCTTATGCACCAGTAACTATGAATGACAAGGCGCTTACTCAATTTATTCAGCCAACATTAGCCAAAGCTGTTGAAGCTTCAAAACTACATGTTTTGGATCACAATGAGAGCGCAAGTGAAGATTTTGCTTATTATGGAAAATTAATGCCCTCATTCTTTGTTTTCTTAGGTGCAACACCAGAAAATCAAGACTTAAGCCAAGCTGCACCCAATCATAGTCCTTACTTTATTGTAGATAATAAAGCCTTAAAAACAGGAACTGAACTACATGTAAGGTTCGTATTAGATTACCCGAACATATCAAAACAAGTTCAGACTGCATGGAAACCTTCTTAA
- the tolB gene encoding Tol-Pal system beta propeller repeat protein TolB — protein MNTSRKHLLSLALITALSPIASTTAFAQLYLEIAKAPDQAPKIAIVPFTNDNGLYPIVETDLNRSGRFTSSSKNLPANAAINQIQASDWQTAGIPYVVTGQIKQTATGFEVHYQLYDVQKQQYILNELLNVPASRIRQAGHMVSDAIYQALTGIPGDFSGRIAYVLRNPATPAERYTLQIADTDGEQPKTVLSSRDPILSPAWTPDAKKIAYVSFETKRPAIYLQDLSTGTREVLTSFRGLNGAPSFSPDGQSMLFTASMNGNPEIYQMDLSTRQVKRMTNDSAIDTEARYTPDGKSFIFTSDRGGSAQIYRYTFADGSVKRLTFKGSFNARGTLSADGKKIALVHRPSGSSYKVAIQDINTGITNILTPTSLDESPSFSPNGQMVVYATREGNRGLLSIMSTDGRFRMNLPSEQGEVREPAWAPK, from the coding sequence ATGAATACGAGCCGCAAACACCTGCTATCTTTAGCACTGATCACAGCCTTAAGCCCTATTGCTTCTACAACTGCTTTTGCCCAGTTATATCTGGAAATTGCCAAAGCACCAGATCAGGCACCTAAAATTGCTATTGTCCCGTTTACCAATGACAATGGGCTCTATCCTATTGTTGAAACAGACTTAAACCGTTCTGGGCGCTTTACAAGCTCATCTAAAAATTTGCCTGCCAATGCTGCTATCAATCAGATTCAAGCTTCTGACTGGCAAACTGCTGGTATTCCATATGTAGTTACTGGACAAATTAAACAAACAGCGACAGGTTTTGAAGTTCACTACCAACTTTATGATGTACAAAAGCAACAATACATTTTAAATGAACTTTTAAATGTACCTGCTTCACGCATACGTCAAGCTGGTCATATGGTAAGTGATGCTATTTATCAAGCGCTTACTGGTATTCCAGGTGACTTTAGCGGCCGTATTGCTTATGTATTAAGAAACCCTGCAACACCTGCCGAGCGTTATACCCTACAAATTGCAGATACGGATGGTGAACAACCAAAGACTGTTTTATCATCCCGTGATCCAATTCTTTCTCCGGCATGGACACCGGATGCTAAAAAAATTGCTTATGTTTCTTTTGAAACTAAACGTCCAGCAATTTATTTACAGGATTTATCAACTGGAACACGTGAAGTCCTTACCAGTTTTAGAGGCCTAAACGGCGCGCCAAGTTTTTCACCGGATGGCCAATCAATGCTATTTACAGCATCGATGAATGGTAATCCTGAAATCTACCAAATGGATTTATCAACTCGCCAAGTCAAACGCATGACAAATGATTCGGCAATTGATACCGAAGCACGTTATACACCAGATGGAAAATCCTTTATTTTCACTTCTGACCGTGGTGGTTCTGCCCAAATTTATCGTTATACCTTTGCTGATGGCTCAGTAAAGCGTTTGACATTTAAAGGCTCATTTAATGCACGCGGAACTCTAAGTGCAGATGGCAAAAAGATTGCACTTGTTCATCGCCCAAGTGGCAGCAGTTATAAAGTTGCAATTCAAGACATTAATACTGGCATCACCAATATTCTTACCCCAACTAGTTTAGATGAATCACCAAGTTTCTCACCAAATGGACAAATGGTGGTTTACGCAACTCGTGAAGGCAACCGTGGCTTGTTGTCTATTATGTCTACTGATGGACGTTTCCGTATGAATTTACCAAGCGAACAAGGTGAAGTACGTGAACCAGCCTGGGCACCAAAATAA
- a CDS encoding RNA polymerase sigma factor, with protein sequence MDLAPKKSRSETSSAHASTAEQRLKFFMQDVTGRALVMMESATQGQQGIAMDLVQEAFIALHKSYADKSTEEWYPLFYTILNNKLQDWRRKEARRANPFSFFKKVSLDNDDDEIIDVVDEKAINPADFLDQAVTIEEIREAIEKLPVRQQQAFMLRAWEGFDTHTTAQIMNCTEGSVKTHYHRAIQGLREYLAHLNPLGGSDES encoded by the coding sequence ATGGATTTAGCACCGAAAAAGTCTCGATCGGAAACATCTAGTGCTCATGCCAGCACGGCTGAGCAACGCCTGAAATTTTTCATGCAGGATGTCACTGGTCGTGCTTTAGTGATGATGGAGAGTGCTACCCAAGGTCAACAAGGTATTGCAATGGATTTGGTTCAAGAAGCTTTTATTGCTTTACACAAATCTTACGCCGATAAAAGTACTGAAGAATGGTATCCCCTGTTTTACACTATTTTGAATAACAAACTTCAGGATTGGCGCCGCAAAGAAGCTCGTAGAGCGAACCCATTTTCATTCTTCAAAAAAGTTAGTCTGGATAATGACGACGACGAAATTATCGATGTAGTTGATGAAAAAGCTATTAATCCTGCAGATTTTCTTGATCAAGCGGTAACGATTGAGGAAATTCGGGAAGCGATTGAAAAACTACCTGTTCGTCAACAGCAGGCATTTATGTTACGTGCGTGGGAAGGGTTTGACACCCATACAACAGCTCAGATCATGAACTGTACCGAAGGTAGTGTGAAAACCCATTATCACCGAGCAATTCAGGGACTTAGAGAATACTTAGCACATTTAAATCCCTTGGGAGGTTCTGATGAATCATGA
- the ybgC gene encoding tol-pal system-associated acyl-CoA thioesterase → MANHFEFNIRVYIEDTDAGGIVYHANHIRYMERTRTEWLRAAGVDHYWHQKDYNFVVYKIDVKYMRPILMDDLITVTARVVSCKAASFVLQQNIYRGEILLASGEVELACLSKDLMPRRLPEEIRDLIRKELEQD, encoded by the coding sequence ATGGCGAATCATTTTGAATTCAACATTCGTGTTTATATTGAAGATACGGACGCAGGTGGTATTGTTTACCATGCCAACCATATTCGCTATATGGAACGTACCCGTACCGAATGGCTCCGCGCTGCTGGCGTTGATCATTACTGGCACCAAAAAGACTACAACTTTGTCGTATATAAAATTGACGTAAAATATATGCGTCCTATTTTAATGGATGATTTAATTACTGTTACAGCACGTGTAGTTTCATGTAAAGCTGCGTCATTTGTGTTGCAACAAAATATTTATCGTGGTGAAATCTTGCTTGCTTCTGGTGAGGTTGAGTTGGCATGTTTAAGTAAAGACTTAATGCCTCGTCGTCTTCCAGAAGAAATACGTGATCTTATTCGTAAAGAATTGGAACAAGACTAA
- the ruvA gene encoding Holliday junction branch migration protein RuvA, with protein sequence MIGCLIGEVFALEAPTVLLNVNGVGYEIDTPLSTFCQLQKGQKVTLWTHLVVREDAQQLYGFSDAQEKTIFRTLLKVNGVGPKMALGILSTLSVELLVHTIEHDDVNTLVKVPGVGKKTAERLMIELRDRFKTLAQGTSTAATMPQIQFAANSPVAEAEAALQSLGYKPLEAQKAVAAVKADYTESADIIRAALKSMMK encoded by the coding sequence ATGATCGGATGTTTAATTGGCGAAGTGTTTGCCCTAGAAGCCCCTACTGTCTTACTGAATGTAAATGGTGTGGGTTATGAAATTGATACGCCACTTTCAACATTTTGCCAATTACAAAAAGGCCAGAAAGTTACGCTATGGACGCATTTGGTTGTCCGTGAAGATGCGCAGCAGCTCTACGGTTTTAGTGATGCTCAAGAGAAAACAATTTTCCGCACCTTATTAAAAGTAAATGGTGTCGGTCCAAAAATGGCATTAGGCATTTTATCTACGCTAAGCGTTGAATTATTGGTTCACACTATTGAACATGATGATGTGAATACTTTGGTCAAAGTTCCGGGTGTTGGCAAAAAAACGGCTGAACGTTTAATGATCGAACTTCGTGACCGTTTCAAAACATTAGCTCAAGGCACTTCAACTGCGGCGACCATGCCTCAAATTCAATTTGCTGCAAACTCTCCTGTCGCAGAAGCAGAAGCTGCGTTGCAATCTTTAGGTTATAAACCACTTGAAGCACAAAAAGCTGTTGCGGCGGTTAAAGCCGATTACACAGAATCAGCCGATATTATTCGTGCTGCTCTCAAATCCATGATGAAGTAA
- the tolQ gene encoding protein TolQ — protein sequence MATNIESTLHISDLILQASPVVQLVMLILLLASIFSWYLIAKLHMSYKKAHQDDEHFQKMFWSGAELNTLYNNAQLNSKRSGLEDIFYQGLSEFFKLKKRQAPVSQTIEGTERILRVGLSRDQSHLEYGLGTLASIGSVAPYIGLFGTVWGIMNAFIGLAAVDQVTLATVAPGIAEALIATAIGLFAAIPAVLAFNHFTAKSESVYSDRALFAEEMIALLQRQSVGSSQEDA from the coding sequence ATGGCAACAAACATTGAATCAACCCTGCATATTTCTGACCTTATTTTACAAGCAAGTCCAGTCGTTCAGTTGGTCATGCTAATTCTATTGTTAGCATCGATCTTTAGTTGGTATCTGATTGCCAAGTTACATATGAGTTATAAAAAAGCACATCAAGACGATGAACATTTTCAAAAAATGTTCTGGTCTGGTGCTGAACTCAATACGCTTTATAACAATGCTCAGCTCAACTCAAAACGCTCAGGTCTTGAAGATATTTTTTATCAAGGGTTGAGCGAATTTTTTAAACTCAAAAAACGTCAAGCTCCTGTTTCTCAAACGATTGAAGGCACTGAGCGTATTTTGCGTGTAGGTTTGAGTCGTGATCAGAGCCATTTAGAGTATGGTTTAGGGACTTTAGCAAGTATAGGTTCTGTAGCGCCTTACATCGGTCTATTCGGTACCGTATGGGGTATTATGAATGCCTTTATCGGTTTAGCTGCCGTTGACCAAGTAACTCTGGCAACTGTTGCACCGGGTATTGCTGAAGCACTTATTGCAACTGCAATTGGTTTATTTGCTGCTATTCCTGCTGTATTAGCTTTTAACCACTTCACTGCTAAAAGTGAAAGTGTTTACTCTGATCGTGCTTTATTTGCTGAAGAGATGATTGCTTTATTGCAACGTCAATCTGTGGGTTCATCACAGGAAGATGCATAA
- the tolR gene encoding protein TolR: MAIQRSGRFERIKKPLKSDMNVVPYIDVMLVLLVIFMVTAPMITSGIKVDLPQANNHPIESKDMPAMVTIGKDGNIYLQYEDYKDNEPLSREKLEAVLSDAQKQAEQENKQLTVLVNGDKSRPYGEVVSLMASLQEAGLTQVGLLTEPLK, translated from the coding sequence ATGGCAATTCAGCGTTCAGGGCGCTTTGAGCGCATAAAAAAACCATTAAAAAGTGATATGAACGTCGTACCTTATATTGACGTTATGCTCGTGCTTTTGGTTATTTTTATGGTAACTGCTCCTATGATTACCAGTGGTATCAAGGTTGATTTACCTCAAGCAAACAACCACCCAATCGAATCAAAAGATATGCCTGCCATGGTAACAATTGGCAAAGATGGTAATATTTATCTTCAATATGAAGATTACAAAGATAATGAACCATTATCTCGTGAAAAGCTCGAAGCAGTTTTAAGCGATGCTCAAAAACAAGCTGAACAAGAAAACAAACAACTTACAGTTTTAGTCAATGGTGATAAGTCTCGTCCTTATGGAGAAGTCGTATCATTAATGGCGAGTTTACAAGAAGCAGGTTTAACTCAAGTTGGCCTTCTGACAGAGCCTTTAAAATAA
- a CDS encoding DUF3106 domain-containing protein: MAAKKLALILCSLSFLQTSFAGFERFWIFSKDANAQVDDTWDALSEEEQRAVIKRYQSLKELPANQSNNLQQRMDWFTQLPEAEKQKMREAWQKMSTQERKDLRERMLKANGEERTAIREEYMNKYLEH; the protein is encoded by the coding sequence ATGGCAGCTAAAAAATTAGCACTTATCCTGTGTTCATTAAGTTTCTTGCAGACAAGTTTTGCAGGTTTTGAACGCTTTTGGATTTTTTCTAAAGATGCCAATGCACAAGTCGATGACACATGGGATGCTCTTTCTGAAGAAGAGCAACGTGCAGTTATTAAACGTTATCAGAGTTTAAAAGAGTTACCAGCAAATCAGAGCAATAACTTACAGCAACGCATGGACTGGTTTACTCAACTTCCTGAAGCTGAAAAACAAAAAATGCGTGAAGCATGGCAAAAGATGAGTACACAAGAACGTAAAGACTTACGTGAGCGTATGCTTAAAGCGAATGGTGAAGAAAGAACAGCTATTCGTGAAGAATATATGAACAAGTATTTAGAACACTAA
- the ruvB gene encoding Holliday junction branch migration DNA helicase RuvB: MQDRLISGTEKPEDHFDRAIRPTSLADYIGQPVVREQMEIFIGAARGRGEALDHTLIFGPPGLGKTTLANIIAREMGGNLKSTSGPVLERAGDLAAMLTNLEEGDVLFIDEIHRLSPVIEEILYPAMEDYQLDIMIGEGPAARSIKLDLPPFTLVAATTRAGLLTSPLRDRFGIVQRLEFYSVEDLTHIVSRSANLMDVPITVEGAEEVARRSRGTPRIANRLLRRVRDYAQVKGTGEVTHEMAQRALDMLNVDKAGLDTLDRRYLSMLLERFDGGPAGVEALAAAMAEDSGTLEDVIEPYLIQQGYVMRTARGRIATNQSYLQFGMTPPEPKN; this comes from the coding sequence ATGCAAGACCGTCTAATCAGTGGAACAGAAAAACCTGAAGATCATTTTGATCGGGCTATTCGACCAACTTCTCTTGCCGACTATATTGGGCAACCAGTCGTACGCGAGCAAATGGAAATTTTCATTGGCGCTGCTCGTGGTCGTGGTGAAGCTCTCGACCACACACTGATTTTTGGTCCGCCCGGCTTAGGTAAAACCACACTTGCTAATATTATTGCACGTGAAATGGGTGGCAATCTTAAATCGACTTCAGGACCAGTATTAGAGCGTGCAGGCGATTTAGCGGCAATGCTCACCAATCTTGAAGAAGGCGATGTTTTATTTATTGATGAGATTCATCGTCTTTCACCAGTGATTGAAGAAATCCTCTATCCAGCAATGGAAGATTACCAATTAGATATCATGATTGGTGAAGGTCCTGCTGCCCGTTCAATTAAACTAGATTTACCCCCTTTTACACTCGTTGCTGCGACCACACGTGCAGGCTTGTTGACCTCACCACTACGTGACCGCTTCGGTATTGTGCAACGTCTTGAGTTTTACTCTGTAGAAGACTTAACTCACATCGTGTCACGCTCTGCAAACCTCATGGATGTACCTATTACAGTTGAAGGTGCAGAAGAAGTAGCACGCCGATCACGCGGAACACCTCGTATCGCCAACCGTTTATTACGCCGTGTACGTGACTATGCACAAGTAAAAGGTACAGGCGAAGTGACTCATGAAATGGCACAGCGTGCGCTTGATATGCTCAATGTTGATAAAGCTGGCTTAGATACCCTAGACCGACGTTATTTGAGTATGTTACTAGAGCGTTTTGATGGTGGCCCTGCCGGAGTTGAAGCTCTTGCAGCTGCTATGGCTGAAGACAGCGGTACGCTTGAAGATGTGATTGAACCTTATTTAATTCAACAAGGTTATGTCATGCGTACTGCACGAGGTCGCATCGCAACCAACCAATCTTATTTACAGTTTGGAATGACGCCACCTGAGCCTAAAAACTAA
- a CDS encoding class 1 fructose-bisphosphatase, whose translation MSNLTLSQFLQQQKGNLTPELAQVIDTIATTCKTIDQALQKGALAGILGSAGNENVQGETQKKLDVISNDYLIDALKVHPHVGGLASEELDDFTPAQENGEYLVLFDPLDGSSNIDINMCVGTIFSILPAKNAVTQAEDFMQAGTQQVAAGYVLYGPSTMMALTVGNGVAFFTLDPETQTFLLTTDNVQVAADTQEFAINASNQRHWENPVKQYIDELLAGKTSVREKDFNMRWVACMVGDIHRILCRSGIFLYPYDLKDPTKAGRLRLMYEANPMSMLIEQAGGASTTGRVRILDIEPTELHQRVPVIIGSKNEVERVTSYH comes from the coding sequence ATGTCCAACCTCACTTTGTCCCAATTTTTACAACAACAAAAAGGGAATCTAACACCTGAGTTGGCTCAAGTCATCGATACTATTGCCACGACCTGTAAAACGATCGACCAAGCACTACAAAAAGGTGCTCTCGCTGGTATTTTAGGTAGTGCTGGTAATGAAAATGTTCAAGGTGAAACACAGAAAAAACTTGATGTGATTTCTAATGACTACTTAATTGATGCTTTAAAAGTGCATCCACATGTGGGCGGTCTCGCTTCTGAAGAGCTTGATGATTTCACCCCTGCACAAGAAAATGGTGAATATCTTGTTTTATTTGATCCATTAGACGGCTCAAGCAATATTGATATCAATATGTGTGTAGGCACAATTTTCTCTATTCTTCCTGCAAAAAATGCAGTAACACAAGCAGAAGATTTCATGCAAGCTGGTACACAACAAGTTGCAGCGGGTTATGTACTTTATGGCCCATCAACCATGATGGCTTTAACAGTTGGAAATGGCGTAGCATTCTTTACTTTAGACCCAGAAACTCAAACTTTCTTACTCACAACTGACAATGTTCAGGTTGCAGCAGATACTCAAGAGTTTGCAATTAATGCCTCTAACCAACGTCATTGGGAAAATCCTGTAAAACAATACATTGATGAATTACTTGCAGGTAAAACTTCTGTTCGCGAAAAAGATTTTAATATGCGCTGGGTCGCATGTATGGTTGGCGATATTCACCGTATCTTATGTCGTAGTGGTATTTTCCTTTATCCATATGACTTAAAAGATCCGACAAAAGCGGGGCGCTTACGTTTAATGTATGAAGCAAATCCAATGAGTATGCTCATTGAACAAGCTGGTGGTGCATCAACTACAGGCCGTGTTCGTATTTTAGATATTGAACCAACCGAGCTTCACCAACGTGTTCCTGTAATCATTGGTTCTAAAAATGAAGTTGAACGCGTAACAAGCTACCACTAA